One Scophthalmus maximus strain ysfricsl-2021 chromosome 1, ASM2237912v1, whole genome shotgun sequence genomic region harbors:
- the LOC118313653 gene encoding uncharacterized protein C18orf19 homolog A — protein MIIIMQRILTPGTLWRMAAVRPLLGGVALPEPAAAVCCCAFRLVSPPPPTGRRWLSTSTFSRTAHQPKHQPQEEEPPSSSTPQDVQREEAWPDAAEVDPLQDKSIGLVQRFKRTFKQYGKVLIPVHLLTSSLWFGTFYYAAMKGVNVVPFLEMIGLPASLLDLLRDSSSGYALTAYAMYKIATPARYTVTLGGTSLSVQYLRKHGYLSTPPPVKDYIQDKMEETKEKLSEKMEETKERLSETKERISEKMEETKDKFSEKLQETKDRVSERQSFFRKKND, from the exons atgatcaTCATCATGCAGCGCATCCTAACTCCCGGGACCCTGTGGCGGATGGCGGCAGTGCGCCCTCTGCTGGGGGGCGTCGCCCTTCCCGAGCCAGCGGCAGCGGTGTGTTGCTGCGCTTTTCGTCTcgtgtcgccgccgccgcctacAGGCCGCCGCTGGCTCTCCACCTCGACCTTCAGCAGGACGGCGCATCAGCCGAAACACCagccgcaggaggaggagccgccGTCCAGCTCGACGCCCCAGGACGTCCAGAGGGAGGAGGCCTGGCCCGACGCTGCCGAGGTGGACCCGCTGCAGGACAAGTCCATCGGCCTGGTCCAGAGGTTTAAGAGGACCTTCAAACAGTACGGGAAGGTGTTGATCCCCGTTCACTTGCTGACGTCCTCCCTCTGGTTTGGAACCTTCTACTACGCCGCAATGAA AGGTGTGAACGTCGTGCCGTTCCTCGAGATGATCGGTCTACCAGCGTCTTTACTCGACCTCCTGAGAGACTCGTCGAGCGGCTACGCTCTGACTGCGTACGCCATGTACAAG ATCGCCACCCCCGCACGATACACTGTGACTCTGGGCGGCACGTCACTCTCTGTCCAGTATCTCCGCAAACACGGCTACCTGTCCACACCGCCGCCGGTCAAGGACTACATCcaggacaagatggaggagaCCAAGGAGAAACTCtcggagaagatggaggagaccAAGGAGCGACTGTCGGAGACAAAGGAGCGTATCTccgagaagatggaggagactAAGGACAAGTTCTCTGAGAAACTGCAGGAAACCAAAGACAGAGTCTCGGAGAGACAATCGTTTTTCAGGAAGAAAAACGATTAG